The following coding sequences are from one Pseudonocardia sp. HH130630-07 window:
- a CDS encoding transposase family protein — MLSYPSGMTVSSRALHVLSDALRAHRNQRATRWRKLTCGRQALLVVAHLRKGETYTDLACGFRVGTSTVYRYLREAIELLAAMAPTLEQAIDVAIGKAFVILDGTLLRIDRVGMASGYDRGFYSGKHKCHGLNVQVIADPAGRLVWISPPLPGARHDIGAAREHGIIDALTEHRIRAAADTAYQGAGPTVAVPHRRRRKDPDTGRFRPLSHNQREVNAAHSRRRGPGERVNAELKNWKILRKIRSSPNRAGQLIAAVQTLMIVNT, encoded by the coding sequence GTGCTGTCCTACCCGTCCGGGATGACCGTGTCCAGCCGTGCCCTGCACGTACTCTCTGACGCGCTACGGGCGCACCGCAACCAGCGGGCGACCCGGTGGCGGAAGCTGACGTGCGGCCGCCAGGCCCTGCTCGTGGTCGCCCACCTGCGCAAGGGCGAGACCTACACCGACCTCGCCTGCGGTTTCCGGGTCGGGACCTCGACGGTCTACCGCTACCTGCGCGAGGCGATCGAGCTGCTCGCGGCGATGGCCCCGACCCTGGAGCAGGCGATCGACGTCGCCATCGGGAAAGCGTTCGTCATCCTCGACGGCACCCTGCTGCGCATCGACCGCGTCGGGATGGCCTCGGGCTATGACCGCGGGTTCTACTCCGGCAAGCACAAGTGCCACGGACTCAACGTCCAGGTCATCGCCGACCCCGCCGGCCGGCTGGTGTGGATCTCCCCGCCGCTTCCCGGAGCCCGCCACGACATAGGCGCCGCCCGCGAGCACGGCATCATCGACGCCCTGACCGAGCACCGGATCCGGGCGGCTGCCGACACCGCATATCAGGGCGCCGGCCCGACGGTCGCGGTCCCGCACCGGCGGCGACGCAAGGACCCCGACACCGGCCGGTTCCGCCCGCTGTCGCACAACCAGCGCGAGGTCAACGCCGCTCACTCACGCCGCCGCGGACCCGGTGAGCGGGTCAACGCCGAGCTGAAGAACTGGAAGATCCTGCGCAAGATCCGCTCCAGCCCGAACCGGGCCGGACAGCTCATCGCCGCAGTTCAGACCCTCATGATCGTCAACACCTGA